A window from Ramlibacter pinisoli encodes these proteins:
- a CDS encoding polysaccharide deacetylase family protein → MVSGPSTTLRASRRRLAAGALALLLAAGALPAGAQDCAKPLYLTLDTGHMEVAPLVAEVLRRQQVRVTFFVANERTKAGDGSLGEHWAPWWKARAAEGHEFASHTYDHVYWRADLAGEPPRFRVRASAGPDEGRDQSWSAAQYCAEIGRAADRVQAITGRKPLPLFRAPGGKTSARLLEAARACGWAHVGWSTAGFLGDELPSESVSNAQLLARALRDVRSGDILLAHLGIWSRRDPWAPAVLEPLLVGLKERGFCFRTLREHPSYAGWITQRESTTR, encoded by the coding sequence ATGGTGTCTGGACCCTCGACCACGCTGCGCGCTAGCCGCCGGCGCCTGGCGGCCGGCGCGCTGGCGCTGCTGCTGGCCGCGGGTGCGCTGCCAGCCGGCGCGCAGGACTGCGCCAAGCCGCTCTACCTGACCCTGGACACCGGCCACATGGAGGTCGCGCCCCTGGTCGCCGAGGTGCTGCGGCGCCAGCAGGTGCGCGTGACCTTCTTCGTCGCCAACGAACGCACCAAGGCCGGCGACGGCAGCCTGGGCGAGCACTGGGCGCCGTGGTGGAAGGCGCGCGCCGCCGAGGGCCACGAGTTCGCCTCGCACACCTACGACCACGTCTACTGGCGTGCCGACCTGGCCGGCGAGCCGCCCCGCTTCCGGGTGCGGGCGTCCGCCGGGCCGGACGAGGGGCGCGACCAATCCTGGAGCGCCGCGCAGTACTGCGCCGAGATCGGGCGGGCCGCCGACCGGGTGCAGGCGATCACCGGCCGCAAGCCGCTGCCGCTGTTCCGCGCGCCGGGCGGCAAGACGTCTGCCCGGCTGCTGGAGGCCGCGCGGGCCTGCGGCTGGGCGCACGTGGGCTGGTCGACCGCCGGGTTCCTGGGCGATGAACTTCCCAGCGAATCCGTGTCCAATGCACAGTTGCTGGCGCGGGCCCTGCGCGACGTGCGCAGCGGCGACATCCTGCTGGCCCACCTGGGCATCTGGTCCCGCCGGGACCCCTGGGCGCCGGCGGTGCTCGAGCCGCTGCTCGTGGGCCTGAAGGAGCGAGGATTCTGCTTCCGCACGCTGCGCGAGCACCCCAGCTACGCCGGCTGGATCACCCAACGGGAGTCGACGACACGATGA